TAAGGGAAGAGATTGTGAAAAGGAGCTGCTATAGTCTGGGtcaaaattccttggaacagtCCACGACTACAcagatctggccccagttgttcaaaatgtgaatagcactatccactggataactcaattggttttgctagtgtttatccgctggatagtgatttatcccatggatagcgctatccaccttgtGAACAACCAAGGCCTGAAGCTTTTGCGGCCTtttctcccctcacaatgttgtttgaaCACGAGTTTATGAgcccatttgccaaaacaacattgtgggagggcaaggtattgcaaagtgtttcaacaattttgtccaaggcTGTACTAGTGAAAAGCCTGCTTAGAATGATTGTTTTTACAGTAATTTCCTTGTGTGCATTGCTGTCTGAACCCATCTCGAGCGCCGTTGAAGTAGTTTTTTGAGGTCTTTGAAACCCTCCGATAATTGTTCATCTACATGATAATTTTAGTATTTGTTCGATTGTTTTCTGCAGAGCCataataactaactaactaactgaATGTCTGACTAAATGAGggaataaataaatgtaaaaatattgaagggccgcagccaggGTGAAACatagttgaaatttaaaaaactatctctggctaaaatgattaaaatggtgaAATGAGTGATAAGATAGCGAtgagaaaatttgaataaaaagcgtgaattgcgaaatgaaaatgtaaatggatatgaatgtttgttaaaaagaatgttgtattgccCAGGTAACGGgcaagaattgttatctgcgattggtgtcactctggtatgccacgcttctaGTGTTTTTCTGGTTCATCACGACAGTCAACACAAGGTCAGCACAGCGTCAATCCTCCGGCACAGAGCTCTAAATCTACCCAATTCctcagaaggaaaaaaaaacccgggAGTCCAACGGTTATCCATCTAAGTTCATCAAAATCATACAGGCTAAAAAACCTCGATCCTCAACAACAAATGTATCCCCAGAGGAACTTGTTGGAATTATGTTTTTCAAGATGGTTGAACCAACCGAGCCACGCAAGTCTTTCGCTTCTCTTCCTTACATCAAAGCAGTAACTAAACCCTTGACACGTGTCCACAAATAACACGATGTCACGGTTGTAAACAAACCATTTGCCACTCTACAACAACAGTTCCCAGCCCCGAAAGTCAGACCTTCGATGGAATCGCAGAGCAACGTCGTGTTTAAAATCCCTGTACAAATTGTTCGTGGTGTTATATTGGGGAAACTGTCAGAGCTTTTAATACCCGAAAAAAAGAGCATTTGAGAAATACCAAAACTGCGGCTAAAGGTTCTAGAATTGCTAATCACGCCTGGTCCAACAACCACGCCATTGATTTCGAAAACGCGTcaattattgacaaaggcaccTTTAGAACCAGAAAAAtattagaagcgtggcataccaGAGTGACACCTAACGCCCCGTTACCGTTACCTGggcaatacaacattctttttaagAAACATTCATagccatttacatttttatttcgCAATTCAcgctttttgtttaaattttctcatcgctttcttatcattcattttacccgtcgaagactgcagttcgggcagtcgaaagctcgtagtttttaatcattttaaccagagatcgtttttttaaatttcaataaataaatgaattgcCATTAGGTCTTCATTCCGTCTGCTCCACTGATCATAATTTGCAAACTCGGTTTAACATTTCGCACAAGACGGTGTAGTTATCGTAACGTACTAACTTTGGTTTTGACTTTTCTTGCAGCTTGGGTTGGTTCCCTAGCCATAGCTCTCGTGTTTTTCGCTGGACATCTGTCGGGAGCCCTAGTGCGCCGATTCGGCTGTCGCTTCACTACTCTGCTTGGTGGTTTCTTGTGCACAATAAGCCTCGTCCTCTCGTCCTTTGCGAAAAACATTCTGCATCTCTATCTAACTTATAGCCTCCTTTATGGCTTGGGGGCAAGTTTTATATTCTCCTCAAGCCTCGTGATCATTAGCATGTACTTCGAAAAGAGGCGATCATTGGCTACCGGGATCATTACTTCGGGTCAAGGATGCGGGGTACTTATTCTGGGGCCCCTATTACAGATATCGATAGACGCCTTCGGCTGGCGGATAACCTATCGCATAATGTCCGCAGTTGTGCCCGCGTTGTGTCTGTTTGGACTTACGTACAGCCCCAATGTAGAGATAGAAGAAGTTGACAATATCGTGACCCAACGGAAAAAAGAAAGCTGTCATGTTGATGTGTCTGTCTGGAAAGAGCCAAAGTTTCTTGCTGTTACCTTGTCAGCGTCTATTATGATGTTTGGTCACCTTGTACCACAGATTCACTTGGTATGTCTAACACagtatagttcaccactaaattttcttcgattcttattggtttaaattgatcacgtgacgcgatagtgttcgtccgcggagagaaactatcagcccatagtgcccgtccgaggaaaatacccggatggacatagtagtcgtccgctgaaaatacctctgtaaataagcggccttatggaaaataaacaatcgaaattgtattaagagggtttttgtttgttttctttttcacattttacattggctgacacggctttcgtctaataaagttgaaaataattcaacatgatttttgagctggcgcgcggaagaaaatttagtggtgaacaataaagacaatagagtgtttatgtctcggaactatcggtctgatagttgccccttggaaatttgatgttcttaaaactagcatatttgccctcgaagcttcgcttctcgggcaaatatttgttttaagaacatcaaatttccgcggggcaactatcagcccatagttcctcgacagaaacactctattgtttaaatagtacGTAACAAATATCCATACAAACCTATTCCAAAGTTCTAAGTGATCAGAAGTTAAACCATGGATAGTAAAGAGACTGGATTGGAAACTAGCTCGCGTCAGCGGTTCCAACATGATGGAAATTCGTGACGTCACTGTCGCACCATGCACGAAGATGACTTGCTTGACGCTCATAATTTCGTCATTTTCAAtggaaatttaagatttcaaatttacttccacCATTCTTGTAACTGTGCCTAAGCCACAATTTCATCTTTATACAATCATTCTACCGTAGATTTGCACAGAAATAACCAATGATCATTTCAATATATGAGTCCCAAAATAGTCATCAAACATAAGGAATATGGCTCTGGTGAGCTCATTTTTTGGGACTAGATTTTGTCgaaaacaactaaaaataacACCAATGAGCAGTAACAAGCACTTACCTTTTAAGTTTAACTGTGGCTTTGCACGGTCGTCATCCGCGATAACCAACaaacaaagaggaaaaatactcgTCGAGACTTAACTACCACTAACAccgaagaaagaaaaacaaagcaaagaacACCAAACCGTATGTTCTGTCTGTCTTACGCCACATATTCGCCATCTTTTCGTCACAAATTTCCACTATGATAGAAACAACAGACGCCATCTTGAAGCATGAAACAACCAATCGGCGATGAGAAAACAACCCACGTGATAAACGTTACCAATCCAGTCTCTTTACTATCCATGGTTAAACTTTTTCTCACCACCTGCTCATTAGCAAGGCTCTGCAGggtaaacaaaaaagaaattaaacaaaacatatagtttttcatttcatttcttttttttgagtAGAACGTATTTCATAGAGCGCTCAACTCGATCgattgaggagcaataactATAACTTCACAGAactttaggtttcacgagtaatcatcgttttaatgctacagaactgtttcttATGGTAGAAGTACCACACTtatcaggcaattttaacgcCTCCAAAAACAGGCGGTTTTCAACCAAtttctagagacacagataacaatgctgcaatgtacaattgctggtggacgaacaaaaggagataATGACAGATctgttgttttcgtccaccaacatggcggcgatgacgtaacgtaaAACTACTTAtggggagctttagcaacgacgacggaaacgacataaattttaaattacataaattataacatcaattcgcgttattgtactcacttcgcgactattgcAAGCTTTTTAACATTACAATGGTGTGACAGCCCCTCAAGAATGAAGGCGATATGAGTcacgcttaaggacggtgcctactattgttattgcgcatacgttctgcgcatctccagatactcggatttccaatcgccgatgcctactaatacaggggtattttcgcgcggtttaaaactagacggagaaagtagatcttagtaagtactcttggtgtccaaaaagaaaattgggggtagccatgcatttttgagagataaataAGCTtcattttgagaaaaaacgccatacattgctttgtatttcaaagctttttacaaatgttactcatgaattatctttgaaaaatgcgtggttacccacaattttctttttggattacaataacacttattaagatctacatttcctgcataatcacacaccgaggcaaaaatatctttaattagtaggcaccgtccttaatttaggggagaaaatgaaaatttatctttaaTCGCTGACGTCCTCcgtaaaacctcaaatttggctatttcacacTGTTGTTCTgttgacgacggcaaagaaatggtcaaaaatgaaaaacgcaagTGCTAGGCCATGCAAAGCCATTGTTTGTGCCCACTAAATATTCAATAAACGCTGAACAATGATGCTTTGGAAATTCGAAAGTTTACAAAGAGTGTATGGGATAATTAACGCCTTTGCCGACCAATactttatcagtttttgatagCTAATAAAGGCTTAAATTTTGAGATTTtactaagtttaacaagttattttgccttttaaagtcaatttgtaaacagCATGATGAGGTCTGTGTGCAAACTCGTATTTTATtgagacaaaatgtaaacaatgacgtcgTCAGAGATGCCGTTATTGTGTTAGTGAAGTAAACCACTTTTTATTCACAGGTTCGGTATTGTGAAGACATTGGAATCAATGCCGATGCAGCGTCTTTGCTCTTCGTTTATTATGGTGTTTCATCCTGCGTTGGTAGACTGGCGTCCGGGCGACTTTTGGATTTTCACAGAGTGAACACATTCTATGTGTATCAGGCTGCAGAGTTAGTGGTGGGAGCTGGGATCCTTCTAGTAACCTTAGCAACGTCCTATCTTCATATGGTTATCTTTATTATAATATACGGGCTTTGCGACGGTGTCTATATAACTTCTCTAAACGTTCTCGTTCTAAAATGTGTCAGCCCAGCAAAAACGTCCGTTGCACTTGCCTGGGAAATGCAGTTGAGTTCGTTGTTTTTAGCCAGTGGTCCACCAATAGCAGGTCAGTAGATACGTTGACTCTCACATTACCTTACGTATAgaaaagatatctgtttacaaaaattgcttttgttattccaATGTGCCGACCactggaacaaaagaccctttgtttcaacagccaatgaggctctggttggcacaatAGATGgcgtcaacgatatcttttctattcatacatttctttataatAACAAACACGTAGTGGGATGTGAACTGACAAATTTCTAAAGCATGAACCGAGATAATGGAAAAATGATCTTACCCGTGTATTTAGGACGTCAGCTCTCGGGCTGACATGTCTTCACCAAACGACGAGCGGTAACAACCACAAAAGAATATGTATTTCTGGcctcaacaaaatatcgcgtttctgattggtcaatgacgaatgcataaattgGTTACAGAGTGCAATAccgaagttgctatggaaacaaacaATTGCGTGATTTTTTGAgaatataattttaaagaatccgatgaacttgctcgtgcatttcgtgatttatggtcactcgtgatgttatTGCACTCACCTTCGGTTCgttcaattttgagaactttcgaaacatcactcgtgcccttCAATCACGAAATGAATCcacgttcatacgattttctATACATATACTGCGCCATCAACCGGAGAAATGACTTAACAAGGCTTATTAAACAAGACTTATTACATCAATAGGCGATTTCCGAggtcatgtctgcctcctcttcaaagcgaatctaagggcgctttccttttgtcagaactggccgacCAGACCCGCcagtttgcaaggaaaatgcaacaatttgaaggaacacttgtagaattagtccttccaaatgcccggacTAGCCGGTCAGTTCTTTCAAATGGAAAGTGTCCTAAGTTCGAAAtgtttcttatgaaaattaggttCCATTCGTATTTAAGTGATaccatgatcaaaaaatcaattcctttCTAAACTCAGATTTTAAAAGTTTGTTTGCTCAACACTTGCCGGGCAAAATTTTGTGCTTTGATTTTCagccaaaggctgtttactttgagtgtaagttttgaacttcacggcggccatgttggtgtaccaactaatcctccgggaattgatcATGAGTTCTATTATCGTGCAAACGTTTTCTCTTGGTTCGGTGAAAAACAAGgttattgatcacgtgagtcaaaacactctattgtttatgcaaaacacgagtttttGAATCTGAAGGCCCGAAACTCTCTTGCTGTATATTAATTCATTCgggtacacacgcattgcattcttaaactggtgagtctttgacgtcattttctccttgatccaccGCTGTCAAGATTTTAacgttagtaatggcggaccattaaataggtgGTTTTAACCTGAcctcacagcagccatgtttgtgtacagaACTATAGacaaaaaaagtcttttgggaatttgactctattataatttgctattgttttgtacacaaacatggccgtctcatcacgtgattgaaaccATCTATATGAACATTCCAGTTAAATTAAGgcttacatttacatttacatttacatgttccagcactcggaaAAGTGCCTTTTtggcttatggctgtttctgcttaggtggcctcatacaccttaagcctttttagagacatcacgccaagccggccacttctgctggtgagaacaggacagccacaacaccggggaatacatcccctactcttatcgaatagtgtgtgggttctttaacgtcccacaggaaacttatgaacatagaaggtatttgtgagacggggcctacggtttatagtccttatccgagaagactggaaagtctaaccatttgcagatgaatttcaaaggcagcactttctcctcagttattttaagatcctgagtgttgaccggccggggtttgaacccgcgacctcccgcatgacagcccgatgctcaaccaactgagccaccggtgcgcggtggacTTAAGACTTGGGTCACTTGGTGTTTAGTTAAGAtacttttgaaatccaaaggaaaaacataaaaatataaGATTtcgttttttgatcatagtacgactttaaagtagaactaattaagATCAcgaaacttcgcacttaaactcgctttcaagaggaggcagacatgaactcggaaatggcctattgaattATACGCTGGATAACATGGATCCCATTTCAACAAATTGGGCATACAAGAATAAAAACTGGCCGCTTTGATTGAAACATCGTCTCGAGTAGAAGcagtaattattgaaatatTATTCTTTACTTTTTTGATTAGGCCTCATTGCCGACTATTTTCATTCATACATACCTGCGTTTTATATGTCTGGCGCTGTGGTGCTGGTAGGGGCTTGCTTCCCCTTCATGTTGTTGTGTCTCAAAGATGAGGTCCGAGACCGAAGGCGTGATCTCTACTTGGACGCAGATTACAATGTGAACACAGCAGAGATCGATGGCGTTCAGGATTGGAGAAACTCTGTCATTTGCATGGTTGAAGAAAAAGCCAACTAACCTCTTTCAAAAGAGAActggaaaattcaaaagaataaacAACCTAACATTTCTTGGGCCACGTATTAAGCAACATTGAACTCGGTTTCCCAGTTATTGGCTCCTTGGTCGTCGAAACGAAGGAAGAGACCTTGGTTGGACCTGGGAGCGTGACCAGCTCGgttaaaaaagagaaattacAATCGTTTCTGTGAAAAACCTACACCCTCTATTTAAGTCATTGCTTTATCCACTCGGTCGAAGCTTGTGACGCAGGCGGCTTGGTATCTTTTGGGGCTGTCCGTGATAACGAGAATTTTTCATGTTAGTGTCGCGCTGAAGCTAGACCGGAGGAGGAGTTTTGGAAGGTAGGGGTGGTGGGGAGGGGCGAGgggactgaaaaagaaaaaacctttctgtctccaacacgatctcttcataaaatgaagtattatcctccattttgatcactctgtcccaggacttgtggtagcaaataaaaagaaaaaaagtaaaactagcccctggacaggacttgaacccgga
Above is a window of Montipora capricornis isolate CH-2021 chromosome 6, ASM3666992v2, whole genome shotgun sequence DNA encoding:
- the LOC138051576 gene encoding monocarboxylate transporter 8-like codes for the protein MAHVRDGKWSWFVCFSAALSWFAAMGFVFSFGVFFPVFVKYFQETREKTAWVGSLAIALVFFAGHLSGALVRRFGCRFTTLLGGFLCTISLVLSSFAKNILHLYLTYSLLYGLGASFIFSSSLVIISMYFEKRRSLATGIITSGQGCGVLILGPLLQISIDAFGWRITYRIMSAVVPALCLFGLTYSPNVEIEEVDNIVTQRKKESCHVDVSVWKEPKFLAVTLSASIMMFGHLVPQIHLVRYCEDIGINADAASLLFVYYGVSSCVGRLASGRLLDFHRVNTFYVYQAAELVVGAGILLVTLATSYLHMVIFIIIYGLCDGVYITSLNVLVLKCVSPAKTSVALAWEMQLSSLFLASGPPIAGLIADYFHSYIPAFYMSGAVVLVGACFPFMLLCLKDEVRDRRRDLYLDADYNVNTAEIDGVQDWRNSVICMVEEKAN